The following are encoded in a window of Halorarum salinum genomic DNA:
- a CDS encoding acyl-CoA thioesterase produces the protein MSDIDPGGNATPDFTADFTTEMQVRFRDIDAMNHVNNAVYATYLEQARAEYYQRIVGEDLSAVDTVLVSLELDYRRPIELGDSVTVGLEIGELGRSSVPMDYEIYAGDRLAAVGHTVQVFVDNETGNSKPIPAELRTTMTE, from the coding sequence ATGAGCGACATCGACCCCGGAGGGAACGCGACCCCCGATTTCACGGCCGACTTCACGACCGAGATGCAGGTCAGGTTTCGCGATATCGACGCGATGAACCACGTCAACAACGCCGTCTACGCGACCTATCTCGAGCAGGCGCGCGCGGAGTACTATCAGCGGATCGTCGGCGAGGATCTCAGCGCCGTCGACACCGTCCTCGTCAGTCTCGAACTTGACTATCGTCGTCCCATCGAACTCGGGGATTCAGTCACCGTTGGGCTCGAAATCGGTGAGCTCGGCCGGTCATCGGTCCCGATGGACTACGAGATCTACGCGGGCGATCGGCTGGCGGCCGTCGGCCACACCGTCCAGGTCTTCGTCGACAATGAGACCGGGAACTCGAAACCGATCCCGGCGGAACTGCGTACGACGATGACCGAGTGA
- a CDS encoding haloacid dehalogenase type II — MVTFQTIATETLREETEVLAFDLYDTLLDRESTLVPALGDVLSERGSEYDPDVFLRRYLAMHFRDSLIDSLVPGPHTPFKEISRRALAYRLEELGLDVPDETVRAVVRRWKEFEPYPEVDEALSRLSERYALVGHSNGDPDMLAAVRGNFETELDAVVSVAEAGAYKPHRASYDLVRERLDVAPHQVAFVTAHTFDLVGAKAIGNRGVFLNRHGNPFGGWPHRPDLVVDGPAELAAELG; from the coding sequence ATGGTCACGTTCCAAACGATCGCGACGGAGACGCTTCGCGAGGAGACGGAGGTCCTCGCGTTCGACCTCTACGACACGCTGCTGGATCGCGAATCGACGCTCGTCCCCGCACTCGGGGACGTGCTCTCAGAACGCGGCAGCGAGTACGACCCCGACGTCTTCCTGCGGCGCTATCTCGCGATGCACTTTCGCGACTCGCTGATCGACTCGCTCGTCCCCGGGCCACACACGCCGTTCAAGGAGATCTCGCGGCGCGCGCTCGCGTACCGACTGGAGGAACTGGGCCTCGACGTTCCGGACGAAACCGTTCGCGCCGTCGTCCGTCGCTGGAAGGAGTTCGAGCCGTATCCCGAGGTGGACGAGGCGCTCTCCCGACTGAGCGAACGATACGCCCTCGTCGGCCACTCCAACGGCGACCCGGACATGCTCGCGGCCGTCCGCGGGAACTTCGAGACGGAGCTGGACGCCGTCGTTTCGGTCGCGGAGGCGGGCGCGTACAAGCCCCATCGCGCCTCCTACGATCTCGTCCGTGAGCGGCTGGACGTCGCGCCCCACCAGGTCGCGTTCGTCACCGCCCACACGTTCGACCTCGTGGGCGCGAAGGCCATCGGCAACCGCGGCGTGTTCCTCAACCGCCACGGGAACCCCTTCGGCGGGTGGCCCCACCGCCCGGACCTCGTGGTCGACGGCCCGGCCGAACTCGCCGCGGAGTTGGGATAG
- a CDS encoding sigma factor-like helix-turn-helix DNA-binding protein: MPDTTDADTDVDAALADAKTMVETDAISHRQAEVYALCELHGIGRAETAVVLNLSPDTVESHLEAARRNVREARDLVDFLETTG, encoded by the coding sequence ATGCCCGACACGACTGACGCGGACACCGACGTCGATGCGGCGCTCGCGGACGCGAAGACGATGGTCGAGACCGACGCGATCAGCCACCGACAAGCCGAGGTGTACGCGCTGTGTGAACTGCACGGGATCGGCCGCGCCGAGACCGCGGTCGTCCTCAACCTCTCGCCCGACACGGTCGAGAGCCACCTCGAGGCGGCGCGTCGGAACGTCCGCGAGGCGCGCGATCTCGTCGACTTCCTCGAGACGACCGGGTAG
- a CDS encoding DUF7544 domain-containing protein: MAVHALEDLDDAYDVTRAFLWPVDRTRWIKLALVVLLVGGPGTNHTSVRYNLPADRVPPAAAPTWARSTSGSGS, from the coding sequence ATGGCCGTCCACGCGCTGGAGGACCTCGACGACGCGTACGACGTGACGAGGGCGTTCCTTTGGCCGGTCGACCGTACCCGCTGGATCAAGCTGGCGCTCGTCGTCCTCCTCGTCGGCGGCCCGGGGACGAACCACACCTCGGTCCGGTACAACCTCCCGGCCGACCGAGTGCCCCCCGCGGCGGCCCCGACCTGGGCCAGATCGACGTCGGGGTCTGGCTCGTGA
- a CDS encoding helix-turn-helix transcriptional regulator, whose translation MFDLTAFQRDLLYTVSSFAEPHGMKIKRSLQNHYEEEISNARLYNNLGELAERGLVRKGKLNDRANTYQITRQGLRELRRRRQWENEYVPEGLVGT comes from the coding sequence ATGTTCGACCTCACCGCATTCCAACGAGACCTGTTGTACACGGTATCGAGCTTCGCCGAACCGCACGGGATGAAGATAAAGCGGAGCCTCCAGAACCACTACGAGGAGGAGATCAGCAATGCTCGCCTGTACAACAACCTGGGCGAACTCGCCGAGCGCGGGCTCGTCCGGAAGGGGAAGCTGAACGACCGCGCCAACACCTACCAGATCACGCGTCAGGGGCTGCGGGAGCTCCGTCGCCGCCGCCAGTGGGAGAACGAGTACGTCCCGGAGGGTCTGGTGGGAACCTGA
- a CDS encoding helix-turn-helix transcriptional regulator, with the protein MHELTGFQRDLLFVLSGMGTSNGQQLKRELQRKLDEPILPGRIYDNLGVVIQEGYVLKSERDGRTNEYRVSPRGKRVIQRRLEWERRQVDSELVLEG; encoded by the coding sequence ATGCACGAACTGACGGGGTTTCAACGGGATCTCCTGTTCGTCCTCAGCGGGATGGGCACCTCGAACGGGCAGCAGCTGAAGCGCGAACTCCAGCGGAAACTCGACGAACCGATCCTCCCCGGCCGGATCTACGACAACCTCGGCGTCGTCATTCAGGAGGGCTACGTGCTGAAGAGCGAGCGCGACGGCCGGACCAACGAGTACCGCGTCTCGCCGCGCGGTAAGCGGGTCATCCAGCGACGTCTCGAGTGGGAACGCCGACAGGTCGACTCCGAACTGGTCCTCGAGGGCTGA
- a CDS encoding helix-turn-helix transcriptional regulator, with translation MADATDPTIEEVSYDGPGVVPVEGDTTYLWQGDQHTLSVDIGEDGYRSGYELCVSTKPGPNESVQTLDCQPVRSNGTTNITFQSWPAAYVGEQNVTVEYRSVTNDSKPSDRTTFPVYVMNREGDLDDDGLTNEEELELGTEVHSSDTDDDGLDDGKEVDEYGTNPLDADTDDDGIRDSLEIDGPTNATVPDTDDDGLEDGPEVNEHDTDPMDPDSDGDGLEDGPEVHEYGTDPNEADTDGDGLDDAAEVHEHDTDPLEADTDGDGLNDGTEVELGTAPTSPFDVVAAVLFVVVVPGIVLYWKYGGAIAGRLSSGFQPAASDVGARTGGDDRNGASPTPESDGTTTTQILTDEDRVLKLLREHDGPMPQKSLTEETGWSASKVSRLLSNMEEEGEITKITIGRENVVKLGDDGPQTPFRDDE, from the coding sequence ATGGCCGACGCTACCGACCCCACGATCGAGGAGGTCTCATACGACGGGCCGGGCGTCGTGCCCGTCGAGGGCGACACGACGTACCTCTGGCAGGGGGACCAGCACACGCTCTCGGTCGACATCGGGGAGGACGGCTACCGGAGCGGCTACGAGCTCTGCGTCTCCACGAAACCAGGCCCCAACGAGTCGGTCCAGACGCTCGACTGCCAACCCGTCAGATCGAACGGAACGACCAACATCACCTTCCAGAGCTGGCCGGCCGCGTACGTCGGCGAGCAGAACGTAACCGTCGAGTACCGAAGCGTCACGAACGACAGCAAGCCGTCCGATCGGACGACCTTCCCGGTCTACGTCATGAACCGCGAGGGCGACCTCGACGACGACGGGCTGACCAACGAGGAGGAACTGGAGCTGGGGACCGAAGTCCACTCGTCCGACACCGACGACGACGGCCTCGACGACGGCAAGGAGGTCGACGAGTACGGGACCAATCCCCTCGATGCTGACACGGACGACGACGGGATCAGGGATAGCCTCGAGATAGACGGGCCGACGAACGCCACCGTCCCCGACACGGACGACGATGGGCTGGAGGACGGCCCCGAGGTGAACGAGCACGACACCGACCCGATGGACCCCGACTCGGACGGCGACGGGCTGGAGGATGGCCCCGAGGTACACGAGTACGGCACCGACCCGAACGAGGCCGACACGGACGGCGACGGGCTGGACGACGCCGCGGAGGTCCACGAACACGACACCGATCCGCTCGAGGCCGACACGGACGGCGACGGCCTGAACGACGGAACCGAGGTCGAACTCGGAACGGCGCCCACGTCGCCGTTCGACGTCGTCGCCGCCGTCCTGTTCGTGGTCGTCGTCCCCGGGATCGTCCTCTACTGGAAGTACGGGGGCGCCATCGCCGGCCGGCTCTCGTCCGGTTTCCAACCCGCCGCGTCCGACGTCGGGGCGAGGACCGGGGGCGACGACCGCAACGGGGCGTCCCCGACTCCCGAATCGGACGGGACGACGACAACGCAGATCCTGACGGACGAGGACCGCGTTCTGAAACTCCTGCGGGAACACGACGGCCCGATGCCACAGAAGTCGCTCACCGAGGAGACCGGGTGGTCCGCGTCGAAGGTGAGCCGCCTGCTCTCGAACATGGAGGAGGAAGGCGAGATCACGAAGATCACCATCGGCCGCGAGAACGTCGTCAAACTCGGCGACGACGGCCCGCAGACGCCCTTCCGGGACGACGAGTAG
- a CDS encoding ArnT family glycosyltransferase yields MPNVEDADSRGLYPAIGGSFPSIHGLWGLGIALGVGTVVGISYLLTHPYPAYGAGLYLQIAEQIVDNGYRLPVSVPNYTADGVPFAYPPLMFYVSAVLMDVGGVTPLALSRYLPVVVTTLYLVPYYFLSRELLDSNLEATIATTLLAVTPPTLQWHLSAGGLVRAPAFLFALAGIYVGVKLFRSGSALLLFPATILFGLTVLTHPVYTVFFVVSYLLVYAVLDRSIRGLFLGAVVGFGGIALAAPWWLRVISIHGADVFTSAAGTHSGLLGGPGRILEEFVYTLAGDPSSAMFFVLAYAGMFYVLGTGRVLLPAWLLTAGLVLGKHRFQFVAGSMLAAVLLSSLVENAVRERIPAGSWRWAPRVALAVVVVASVSVGALYGAGGLAIGGADGPDQPQFIDGDDRRAMLWVGDHTNRSAGFVVLGDVAEWFPMFTDRTILVGPWGVEWTSPKQYATQLSLYENVSTCPTERCVTEALGSRNLTPEYLYVPKGTYTIRGAEYEGTAGLRHSLVSSDRYRLVYENEGASVFRVTNETESTELVDVPSVGGPPSPVPAR; encoded by the coding sequence GTGCCTAACGTCGAGGACGCCGACTCCAGGGGCCTCTACCCGGCGATCGGGGGCTCGTTCCCCTCGATCCACGGGCTGTGGGGGCTCGGCATCGCGCTCGGCGTCGGGACGGTCGTCGGGATCAGCTACCTCCTCACGCATCCGTATCCGGCGTACGGCGCCGGGTTGTACCTGCAGATCGCCGAGCAGATCGTGGACAACGGCTACCGCCTCCCGGTCAGCGTCCCCAACTACACGGCCGACGGCGTCCCCTTCGCGTACCCGCCGCTGATGTTCTACGTCAGCGCGGTGTTGATGGACGTCGGCGGGGTCACCCCGCTGGCGCTCAGCCGGTACCTCCCGGTCGTCGTCACGACGCTGTATCTGGTCCCGTACTACTTCCTCTCGCGGGAACTTCTCGACTCGAACCTCGAGGCGACGATCGCGACCACGCTGCTTGCGGTGACGCCGCCGACCCTGCAGTGGCACCTCTCGGCGGGCGGGCTGGTCCGGGCGCCGGCGTTCCTCTTCGCGCTCGCCGGGATCTACGTCGGCGTCAAGCTGTTCAGGTCCGGGTCGGCCCTGCTGCTTTTCCCCGCCACGATCCTGTTCGGCCTCACCGTGCTCACCCACCCCGTGTACACGGTGTTCTTCGTCGTCAGTTACCTGCTCGTCTACGCCGTGCTCGACCGCTCGATCCGCGGGTTGTTCCTGGGGGCGGTCGTCGGGTTCGGCGGGATCGCGCTCGCCGCACCGTGGTGGCTACGGGTGATCTCCATCCACGGCGCCGACGTGTTCACGTCGGCCGCGGGGACGCACTCGGGGCTGCTTGGCGGACCCGGCCGGATTCTCGAGGAGTTCGTGTACACGCTGGCCGGGGACCCGTCCTCAGCGATGTTCTTCGTCCTCGCGTACGCCGGGATGTTCTACGTCCTCGGAACGGGCCGGGTGCTCCTGCCCGCGTGGCTCCTCACGGCCGGGCTGGTGCTCGGGAAACACCGGTTCCAGTTCGTCGCCGGGTCGATGCTGGCCGCGGTGTTGCTGTCCTCGCTGGTGGAGAACGCGGTGCGCGAACGGATCCCCGCTGGAAGCTGGCGCTGGGCCCCGCGCGTGGCGCTCGCCGTCGTCGTCGTCGCGAGCGTCTCGGTCGGGGCGCTGTACGGCGCGGGAGGGCTGGCGATCGGGGGCGCCGACGGGCCCGACCAGCCGCAGTTCATCGACGGCGACGACAGGCGGGCGATGCTGTGGGTGGGCGACCACACGAATCGGTCCGCCGGCTTCGTGGTCCTCGGCGACGTCGCCGAGTGGTTCCCGATGTTCACCGACCGGACCATCCTCGTCGGCCCGTGGGGCGTCGAGTGGACGAGTCCGAAGCAGTACGCCACACAGCTGTCGCTGTACGAGAACGTCTCGACCTGCCCGACCGAACGGTGCGTGACGGAGGCGCTCGGGTCGCGGAACCTCACGCCGGAGTACCTCTACGTGCCGAAGGGGACCTACACCATCCGCGGGGCGGAGTACGAGGGGACCGCCGGACTCCGCCACTCGCTGGTCAGTTCCGACCGGTACCGGCTCGTGTACGAGAACGAGGGGGCTTCCGTCTTCCGCGTCACGAACGAAACCGAGTCGACCGAACTGGTCGACGTTCCGTCGGTCGGAGGTCCGCCGTCGCCCGTCCCTGCACGTTGA
- a CDS encoding glycosyltransferase family 2 protein — MPTVSVIIPTYNRAEPLRRTLDSVLAQTYDDLEAIVVDDASSDGTASVMESYDDPRVTFIQHETNQGGSAARNTGIEHASGEYMAFLDSDDEWLPRKLERQVDLLERRSDDWVAAYCGVEMVPESEPGVVRKLATHLFSRRRVTEGAEGGEELVRLVLSDDLHTSAGSTLIVRSDVVEDIDGFDESFDRFQDSEFLIRVLQRGKLAYVNAPLVRRHKSGNPSATDLEAADQHYVRAFSETVSELQSEGYDVVGAHRYMLGKAHLSEGNLLRGMRYLRRARRPTARQYPGLALSLVAGLQHRAG, encoded by the coding sequence ATGCCCACGGTCAGCGTCATCATCCCGACGTACAACCGGGCGGAACCGCTCCGGCGGACGCTCGACAGCGTCCTCGCGCAGACGTACGACGACCTCGAGGCGATCGTCGTCGACGACGCGTCGAGCGACGGGACGGCGTCCGTGATGGAGTCGTACGACGACCCCCGCGTGACGTTCATCCAGCACGAGACGAACCAGGGGGGGAGCGCGGCGCGGAACACCGGGATCGAGCACGCCTCCGGGGAGTACATGGCGTTCCTCGACTCGGACGACGAGTGGCTCCCCCGTAAACTCGAACGGCAGGTCGACCTGCTCGAACGCCGCTCCGACGACTGGGTCGCCGCCTACTGCGGCGTCGAGATGGTCCCGGAGTCGGAACCGGGCGTGGTCCGGAAGCTGGCGACCCACCTGTTCTCGCGTCGCAGGGTGACCGAGGGGGCGGAGGGCGGCGAGGAGCTCGTCCGACTCGTGCTCTCGGACGACCTGCACACCAGCGCCGGATCGACGCTCATCGTTCGCTCGGACGTGGTGGAGGACATCGACGGCTTCGACGAGTCGTTCGATCGCTTCCAGGACTCGGAGTTCCTCATCCGCGTGCTCCAGCGCGGCAAACTGGCCTACGTCAACGCCCCGCTCGTCCGTCGCCACAAGTCGGGGAACCCGTCGGCGACGGACCTCGAGGCGGCCGACCAGCACTACGTCCGGGCGTTCTCGGAGACGGTGTCGGAGCTCCAGTCCGAGGGGTACGACGTCGTCGGCGCCCACCGGTACATGCTCGGGAAGGCCCACCTCTCGGAGGGGAACCTGCTCCGCGGGATGCGGTACCTCCGCCGGGCGCGCCGCCCCACCGCGCGACAGTACCCGGGCCTCGCGCTCTCGCTGGTCGCGGGCCTCCAGCACCGAGCGGGCTGA
- a CDS encoding AAA family ATPase produces the protein MDAAVAHEHGSAILEEISRAVIVEEDVLRTILTGVMADGHVLLEDVPGTGKTLTARSFATVLGLSFNRIQFTPDLLPADVTGTNVFDEGAGEFEFSEGPLFANVVLADEINRASPKTQAALLEAMEEGQVTVDGETFPLPEPFFVIATQNPVERGEGTFPLPEAQKDRFLVKSSIGYPDEAGELELLDRRSARETSAPTVSRRLDPEDVRRLRRAPERVRVSDDVKQYVVDVVRGTREDPRVDVGVSPRGCQRLFEVARARAAVAGRAYVTPDDVGDVAHPVLDHRLVLTADATVNDVERATVVDDLLEEVHVPTVERKPAR, from the coding sequence ATGGACGCCGCCGTCGCCCACGAGCACGGGAGCGCAATTCTCGAGGAGATCTCTCGCGCGGTCATCGTCGAGGAGGACGTACTCCGGACCATCCTGACCGGCGTGATGGCCGACGGGCACGTGCTGCTGGAGGACGTGCCGGGCACGGGGAAGACGCTCACCGCTCGCAGTTTCGCGACGGTGCTGGGGCTGTCGTTCAACCGCATCCAGTTCACGCCCGACCTCCTGCCGGCCGACGTCACGGGGACGAACGTGTTCGACGAGGGCGCCGGCGAGTTCGAGTTCAGCGAGGGCCCCCTCTTCGCGAACGTCGTGCTCGCCGACGAGATCAACCGCGCCTCCCCGAAGACGCAGGCGGCGCTGCTGGAGGCGATGGAGGAGGGGCAGGTGACCGTCGACGGCGAGACGTTCCCGCTCCCGGAGCCGTTCTTCGTCATCGCGACCCAGAACCCCGTCGAGCGGGGCGAGGGGACGTTCCCGCTCCCGGAGGCCCAGAAGGACCGGTTCCTCGTCAAGAGCAGCATCGGCTACCCCGACGAGGCGGGCGAACTCGAACTGCTCGACCGCCGCTCGGCGCGCGAGACGTCCGCGCCGACGGTGTCCCGGCGATTGGACCCCGAGGACGTTCGAAGGCTCAGGCGGGCACCCGAGCGGGTGCGCGTCAGCGACGACGTCAAGCAGTACGTCGTGGACGTCGTCCGCGGGACGCGCGAGGACCCGCGGGTCGACGTGGGCGTCTCCCCCCGGGGGTGCCAGCGCCTGTTCGAGGTCGCCAGGGCCCGGGCCGCGGTCGCCGGCCGGGCGTACGTGACGCCCGACGACGTCGGCGACGTCGCCCACCCGGTGCTCGACCACCGGCTGGTGCTGACGGCGGACGCGACGGTGAACGACGTCGAGCGGGCGACGGTGGTGGACGACCTCCTCGAGGAGGTCCACGTGCCGACGGTCGAGCGGAAGCCCGCCCGGTGA
- a CDS encoding DUF7519 family protein, which translates to MTVVEPVKRPTVPSGTASVLVAGVTVWLLAPNGTARLALVGQLATLGVLAGGFALFRRDHRPLGVVAAFVGLVAWVGALAVAATATADLGEALVSLPGMAGLLALALALAPLRGSGSRGLLKLGAAGVTLSVLAAGLFGSVPLRTLLVCGAATFLAWDLGENAVNVGEQLGRRATTRRLEAAHGAGSLLVGGVAVGAGTVVSDVGSSGLPLPALALLLASVLLLAGALHG; encoded by the coding sequence GTGACCGTCGTCGAACCCGTCAAGCGCCCGACCGTGCCGAGCGGGACGGCCTCGGTGCTCGTCGCGGGCGTCACCGTGTGGCTGCTCGCCCCGAACGGGACCGCGCGACTGGCCCTGGTCGGCCAGCTAGCGACGCTGGGAGTCCTCGCCGGCGGATTCGCCCTGTTCCGGCGCGACCATCGCCCGCTCGGCGTCGTGGCCGCGTTCGTCGGCCTCGTCGCCTGGGTCGGCGCGCTCGCCGTCGCCGCGACGGCGACCGCCGACCTCGGCGAGGCGCTCGTCTCCCTGCCGGGGATGGCGGGCCTCCTCGCGCTCGCGCTCGCGCTCGCCCCCCTCCGCGGCTCCGGCTCGCGGGGGCTGCTCAAACTCGGCGCGGCGGGCGTCACGCTCTCGGTCCTCGCAGCCGGGCTGTTCGGCTCGGTGCCGCTCCGGACGCTGCTCGTCTGCGGCGCGGCGACGTTCCTCGCGTGGGACCTAGGCGAGAACGCCGTCAACGTCGGGGAACAGCTCGGACGGCGCGCGACGACCCGGCGACTCGAGGCCGCCCACGGCGCCGGGAGCCTGCTAGTGGGCGGCGTCGCCGTGGGCGCGGGCACCGTCGTCTCGGACGTCGGCTCGTCCGGCCTCCCGCTGCCGGCGCTGGCGCTGCTTCTCGCGTCAGTTCTCCTTCTGGCAGGGGCGCTCCACGGCTGA
- a CDS encoding DUF58 domain-containing protein, which produces MTEFAGTNRWRGVLAVTLAAGALGLVANRPSLLVLAGVGVVYAAYPRTTPTPSIELDLERRVSDAAPTGGQRVEVTVTVRNAGDRPLSDLRVVDGVPPSLSVTGGAPRHGTALRAGEAATFSYEVEAAEGRHPFEPATVVVRDVSGAREAETTLADETEIDCSADDASAPLRSQTVDAAGRIPASHGGTGIEFHSTREYRRGDSMRRIDWNRYAKRGELTTVEFREERAATVVVLVDARAPAYRGRADEPHAVASGVAAAEQLLVAALEDRNRVGIAALGRSDCWLPPGAGRDHRVRAQSLLATHPAFSSRPPAADGDPPVDERVSRLRQRLPPNAQVVLVSPLCDDDAVAAAREFEAEGHAVSVVSPEVTERGSTGRRLATVERAHRVRRLRQADVPVVEWDPSAPLAAALANAGVGLP; this is translated from the coding sequence GTGACCGAGTTCGCCGGTACGAACCGGTGGCGGGGGGTCCTCGCCGTCACCCTCGCGGCCGGGGCGCTCGGGCTGGTCGCGAACCGACCGAGCCTGCTCGTGCTCGCGGGGGTCGGCGTGGTGTACGCCGCGTACCCGCGAACGACGCCGACGCCGTCGATCGAACTCGACCTCGAACGGCGGGTGAGCGACGCCGCGCCGACGGGGGGACAGCGGGTCGAGGTCACGGTCACGGTCCGGAACGCCGGCGACCGGCCGCTCTCGGACCTCCGGGTCGTCGACGGCGTCCCGCCGTCGCTGTCGGTCACCGGCGGCGCGCCGCGTCACGGGACGGCGCTGCGGGCGGGCGAGGCGGCGACGTTCTCCTACGAGGTGGAGGCCGCGGAGGGGCGCCACCCGTTCGAACCCGCGACGGTCGTGGTGCGGGACGTGAGCGGCGCACGCGAGGCCGAGACGACGCTGGCCGACGAGACCGAGATCGACTGTAGCGCGGACGACGCGTCCGCGCCGCTGCGCTCGCAGACGGTCGACGCGGCCGGGCGGATCCCGGCGAGCCACGGCGGGACGGGCATCGAGTTCCACAGCACCCGGGAGTACCGCCGCGGCGACTCGATGCGCCGGATCGACTGGAACCGCTACGCGAAGCGGGGGGAGCTCACCACGGTCGAGTTCCGCGAGGAGCGAGCGGCGACGGTCGTGGTGCTCGTGGACGCGCGCGCGCCCGCCTACCGGGGCCGGGCCGACGAACCCCACGCTGTCGCGTCCGGCGTCGCGGCCGCCGAGCAGTTGCTCGTCGCCGCCCTCGAGGACCGCAACCGGGTCGGCATCGCCGCGCTCGGCCGGTCGGACTGCTGGCTGCCGCCGGGAGCCGGCCGGGACCACCGGGTGAGGGCCCAGTCGCTGCTCGCGACCCACCCCGCGTTCTCCTCCCGGCCGCCGGCGGCCGACGGGGACCCCCCGGTGGACGAGCGGGTCTCGCGGCTCCGCCAGCGCCTCCCGCCGAACGCCCAGGTCGTCCTCGTCTCGCCGCTGTGTGACGACGACGCCGTGGCGGCGGCCCGGGAGTTCGAGGCCGAGGGTCACGCCGTCAGCGTCGTCTCGCCCGAGGTGACCGAACGGGGGAGCACCGGACGGCGGCTGGCGACGGTCGAGCGGGCGCACCGGGTCCGGCGGCTCCGGCAGGCGGATGTCCCGGTCGTCGAGTGGGACCCGTCGGCGCCGCTGGCGGCGGCGCTCGCGAACGCGGGGGTGGGCCTCCCGTGA
- a CDS encoding DUF7269 family protein, which produces MKRRRVVLGAAGVALLGLAVLGSGEGPAADLVDDAVAALGNDYLFLVAIAAGGLVVAAAMAVSGRASNVEQARMPDPERPVAVPAPGAGFDDRVGSVGFGLPVVGRSARESVRERLRACAVDVTMRSAGCGGEEARRRVDDGRWTDDPDAAAFLSSSGRSASLPTLLRAALRGETPAQRRARRAAEEVVARASDAGGEA; this is translated from the coding sequence ATGAAGCGACGCCGCGTCGTGCTGGGGGCCGCCGGCGTCGCCCTGCTGGGACTCGCCGTCCTGGGCTCGGGCGAGGGACCGGCGGCCGACCTCGTCGACGACGCCGTGGCCGCGCTCGGCAACGACTACCTGTTCCTGGTGGCCATCGCCGCCGGCGGGCTGGTCGTGGCGGCCGCGATGGCAGTCTCCGGGCGGGCGAGCAACGTCGAACAGGCGCGGATGCCCGACCCCGAGCGCCCGGTCGCCGTCCCGGCACCGGGCGCCGGGTTCGACGACCGCGTCGGGAGCGTCGGGTTTGGGCTTCCGGTCGTCGGCCGGTCGGCGCGCGAGTCCGTCCGCGAGCGCCTTCGCGCGTGCGCGGTCGACGTGACGATGCGGTCGGCCGGCTGTGGCGGCGAGGAGGCCCGGCGGCGGGTGGACGACGGGCGGTGGACCGACGACCCCGACGCGGCGGCGTTCCTGTCGTCGTCGGGCCGGTCCGCGTCGCTCCCGACGCTCCTCCGGGCGGCGCTTCGGGGGGAGACGCCGGCCCAGCGACGGGCGCGCCGGGCCGCCGAGGAGGTCGTCGCTCGCGCGTCGGACGCGGGGGGTGAGGCGTGA
- a CDS encoding DUF4129 domain-containing protein codes for MTGEQALSAALALCCLFALGTSAATLDASVDTTPDDVIELDMDSIPLPSDEVGSLKEQLQSEPGEGDRQSAEGDSDPSAGEPSDGSEQSGEASERSDETSGGSADDGSQESGSDAESEDRSAPTAEGDEEPGPVTESNLFDRLLALLRALLGLLSSLLPVLLLLGVVAAAVRHPRRLEALFAAVLERFGPARNGGASGPGAPLVSSPSNDVARTWCEMARRLDLDDDLAATPGDVAAAAVQAGVDPEVARQVTEPFEEVTYGDAPVTEGRLARAREGIERFRAQYRGEGGE; via the coding sequence GTGACGGGCGAACAGGCTCTGTCCGCGGCGCTCGCGCTCTGCTGTCTGTTCGCCCTCGGGACGTCGGCGGCGACGCTCGACGCCTCCGTCGACACGACTCCCGACGACGTCATCGAACTCGACATGGACTCGATCCCCCTCCCCTCGGACGAGGTCGGCAGCCTGAAGGAACAGCTCCAGTCGGAGCCCGGGGAGGGGGACCGGCAGTCCGCCGAGGGGGACTCCGACCCGTCGGCCGGCGAGCCGAGCGACGGGAGCGAGCAGTCGGGCGAGGCGAGCGAGCGGTCGGACGAGACGAGCGGCGGGTCGGCCGACGACGGCTCCCAGGAGAGCGGGTCCGACGCGGAGTCCGAGGACCGGTCCGCGCCGACCGCCGAGGGGGACGAGGAGCCCGGCCCGGTGACCGAGTCGAACCTCTTCGACCGGCTTCTGGCGCTCCTGCGGGCGCTCCTCGGGCTGCTGTCGTCGCTCCTGCCCGTGCTCCTCCTGCTCGGCGTCGTGGCGGCGGCGGTCCGGCATCCCCGCCGCCTCGAGGCGCTGTTCGCGGCGGTGCTGGAGCGGTTCGGACCGGCCCGGAACGGGGGCGCGAGCGGTCCGGGAGCCCCGCTCGTGTCGTCGCCGTCGAACGACGTCGCCCGGACGTGGTGCGAGATGGCCCGACGGCTCGACCTGGACGACGACCTGGCGGCGACGCCGGGGGATGTGGCCGCCGCGGCGGTCCAAGCCGGCGTCGACCCCGAGGTCGCGAGGCAGGTCACCGAGCCGTTCGAGGAGGTGACCTACGGCGACGCGCCGGTGACCGAGGGGCGACTGGCCCGCGCCCGCGAGGGCATCGAGCGGTTCCGCGCCCAGTACCGCGGCGAGGGGGGCGAATGA